A single genomic interval of Stenotrophomonas sp. ZAC14D1_NAIMI4_1 harbors:
- a CDS encoding TonB-dependent receptor: MTHPLRMSKLTLGLVAALAAAPAFAQSTSAGVGGQVVSAAGQPVAGAEVTITHTESGTVSRATTDASGRYNARGLRVGGPYTITINKPGEGTKTEEGVFLNLNQVNTVNANLAGDVAATNLDAVNVVATGGGLDIFSATKMGTGTNVTRETMDALPSANRNIQDYVRLDPRISQVSKADGAISAGGQNTRYNAIRIDGISASDPFGLGSNNLPTERQPVSMDAIQEINIDLANYDTTIAGGTGAVINAVTKSGTNEFHGTVYGSYRDKDMVRSRLEGDTQDFNGFEDEKTYGMTFGGPIVKDKLFFFTNYEKYERSAAGISLSDTPIGRGTITQQQITDVQNYLGNLGYDPGTLSAPNSKTEIEEYAVKLDWNINENHRAALRYNKMEQNVVRFPQVSSSAISLSNFWYQQPTEYETWMGELFSDWSDNFSTEFKVSHKDYSANRVPLVDMPQIRIRSGNDSLYVGTEQNTHVNIVESKELSAFGAGTWYVGDHTVKFGFDYSKNDLMNFYGRNLNGVYEFNSVNDFLAGNASRYQLRTPRADGTRADIPADFTLKNTGVFVQDTWAINYNLSLMFGVRVDMPDFSTQRLYNPRIEQLYGFNNTKLVDKELVQPRVGFNYTFDSERPTQLRGGVGLFGGAAPNVWLAGAYQNTGLNYVEYDERNPPVGSFTPDGNNPYIPAGGPASARQNVDIIAPGTRLPSVWKANLAFDHELPWYGIVASAELLLTKVKDGIYFDRLDVGTQTAVGPDGRAIYWNAAGRNPNNGRMSNGQNFGITTGTSGAVDRANRPSDMGDVLVLRNTDKGRGSQATFSLAKPLTENWGWSLGYTYTQSKEVSPLSSSQNTSNWNNTLIFNANENVDYNSRYAIKDRITGTLEWKHNFFGDNATRVGLFYEGRSGRPYSYIFYNDANGDGAATNDLFYVPSGPGDVLFGSVVGGRFVQDAAMEKSFFDWLAKTPELDAYRGSVVPANEHRAKWINSFDVRISQEFPGFMKEHKGEIALDIMNVGNLINKKWGLIDDYGFYSTRRVANYGGIDPATGKYVYSFTGATDNPQIQENNNDKGNTGVSRWSMQLTLKYKF, translated from the coding sequence ATGACCCACCCACTCCGGATGTCCAAGCTTACCCTTGGTCTCGTGGCTGCACTTGCTGCCGCTCCCGCCTTCGCCCAGAGCACCTCCGCCGGTGTCGGCGGCCAGGTCGTGTCCGCTGCAGGCCAGCCTGTGGCCGGTGCTGAAGTCACCATCACCCACACCGAGTCGGGCACCGTTTCGCGTGCCACCACCGATGCGTCGGGTCGTTACAACGCGCGCGGTCTGCGCGTGGGTGGTCCGTACACCATCACCATCAACAAGCCGGGTGAAGGCACCAAGACCGAAGAAGGTGTCTTCCTGAACCTGAACCAGGTCAACACCGTCAACGCCAACCTGGCTGGCGATGTAGCTGCCACCAACCTGGACGCCGTCAATGTCGTCGCCACCGGTGGCGGCCTGGACATCTTCAGCGCCACCAAGATGGGTACCGGCACCAACGTCACCCGCGAAACGATGGACGCGCTGCCGTCGGCCAACCGCAACATCCAGGACTACGTCCGTCTGGACCCGCGCATCTCGCAGGTCAGCAAGGCTGACGGCGCGATCTCGGCCGGTGGCCAGAACACCCGTTACAACGCCATCCGCATCGACGGCATCAGCGCCTCCGATCCGTTCGGCCTGGGCTCCAACAACCTGCCGACCGAGCGTCAGCCGGTGTCGATGGACGCCATCCAGGAAATCAACATCGACCTGGCCAACTACGACACGACCATCGCTGGCGGCACCGGTGCGGTGATCAATGCCGTGACCAAGTCGGGTACCAATGAATTCCACGGCACCGTCTACGGTTCCTACCGCGACAAGGACATGGTCCGCTCGCGCCTGGAAGGTGACACGCAGGACTTCAACGGCTTCGAAGACGAGAAGACCTACGGCATGACCTTCGGCGGCCCGATCGTCAAGGACAAGCTGTTCTTCTTCACCAACTATGAAAAGTACGAGCGTTCGGCCGCCGGCATCAGCCTGAGCGACACCCCGATCGGCCGTGGCACCATCACCCAGCAGCAGATCACCGATGTCCAGAACTATCTGGGCAATCTGGGCTATGACCCGGGCACCCTGTCGGCGCCGAACAGCAAGACCGAGATCGAAGAGTACGCGGTCAAGCTGGACTGGAACATCAACGAGAACCACCGTGCGGCCCTGCGCTACAACAAGATGGAGCAGAACGTCGTTCGCTTCCCGCAGGTCAGCAGCAGCGCCATCTCGCTGAGCAACTTCTGGTACCAGCAGCCGACCGAATACGAAACCTGGATGGGCGAACTGTTCAGCGACTGGTCGGACAACTTCTCGACCGAATTCAAGGTCTCGCACAAGGATTACTCGGCCAACCGCGTTCCGCTGGTCGACATGCCGCAGATCCGTATCCGTTCGGGCAATGACTCGCTGTACGTGGGTACCGAGCAGAACACCCACGTCAACATCGTCGAGTCGAAGGAACTGAGCGCGTTCGGTGCCGGTACCTGGTATGTCGGCGACCACACCGTCAAGTTCGGCTTCGATTACTCGAAGAACGACCTGATGAACTTCTACGGCCGTAACCTCAACGGCGTGTACGAATTCAACAGCGTCAACGACTTCCTGGCCGGCAACGCCTCGCGCTACCAGCTGCGTACCCCGCGTGCCGATGGCACCCGCGCTGACATCCCGGCTGACTTCACCCTGAAGAACACCGGCGTGTTCGTGCAGGATACCTGGGCGATCAACTACAACCTGAGCCTGATGTTCGGCGTCCGCGTCGACATGCCTGACTTCAGCACCCAGCGCCTGTACAACCCGCGCATCGAGCAGCTGTACGGCTTCAACAACACCAAGCTGGTCGACAAGGAACTGGTGCAGCCGCGTGTCGGCTTCAACTACACCTTCGACAGCGAGCGTCCGACCCAGCTGCGCGGCGGCGTGGGCCTGTTCGGCGGCGCTGCCCCGAACGTGTGGCTGGCAGGTGCCTACCAGAACACCGGCCTGAACTACGTCGAGTACGACGAGCGCAACCCGCCGGTCGGTTCGTTCACCCCGGATGGCAACAATCCGTACATCCCGGCCGGTGGCCCGGCTTCGGCCCGTCAGAACGTGGACATCATCGCGCCGGGCACCCGCCTGCCGTCGGTGTGGAAGGCCAACCTGGCGTTCGACCACGAGCTGCCGTGGTACGGCATCGTGGCTTCGGCGGAACTGCTGCTGACCAAGGTCAAGGACGGCATCTACTTCGACCGCCTGGACGTCGGCACGCAGACCGCGGTCGGCCCGGATGGCCGTGCGATCTACTGGAACGCTGCGGGCCGCAACCCGAACAATGGCCGCATGAGCAATGGCCAGAACTTCGGCATCACCACCGGCACCAGCGGTGCAGTTGATCGTGCCAACCGCCCGAGCGACATGGGCGATGTGCTGGTCCTGCGCAACACCGACAAGGGTCGTGGCAGCCAGGCTACCTTCTCGCTGGCCAAGCCGCTGACCGAGAACTGGGGCTGGTCGCTGGGTTACACCTACACCCAGTCCAAGGAAGTCAGCCCGCTGTCCAGCTCGCAGAACACCTCGAACTGGAACAATACGCTGATCTTCAACGCCAACGAGAACGTTGATTACAACTCTCGCTACGCGATCAAGGACCGCATCACCGGCACCCTGGAGTGGAAGCACAACTTCTTCGGTGACAACGCCACCCGCGTCGGCCTGTTCTACGAAGGTCGCTCGGGCCGTCCGTACAGCTACATCTTCTACAACGATGCCAACGGCGACGGTGCAGCCACCAACGACCTGTTCTACGTGCCCAGCGGCCCGGGTGACGTGCTGTTCGGCAGCGTGGTCGGCGGTCGCTTCGTGCAGGATGCGGCCATGGAGAAGAGCTTCTTCGACTGGCTGGCAAAGACCCCGGAACTCGACGCCTATCGTGGCAGCGTGGTCCCGGCGAACGAGCACCGCGCCAAGTGGATCAACTCCTTCGACGTCCGCATCAGCCAGGAATTCCCGGGCTTCATGAAGGAGCACAAGGGTGAGATCGCGCTGGACATCATGAATGTCGGCAACCTGATCAACAAGAAGTGGGGCCTGATCGACGACTACGGCTTCTACTCGACCCGCCGCGTTGCCAACTACGGCGGTATCGATCCGGCCACCGGCAAGTACGTGTACTCGTTCACCGGTGCGACGGACAACCCGCAGATCCAGGAAAACAACAACGACAAGGGCAACACCGGCGTGTCGCGCTGGTCGATGCAGCTGACCCTGAAGTACAAGTTCTGA
- the pilV gene encoding type IV pilus modification protein PilV: MSRRLPSFPRRQAGFSLLEVLIAILVLGFGLLGFAMLQTMNVRFVQSSNYRTEATNLAYDLLDQMRSNRYQSGWYTSASFAADSVKTAQCSRPTGDAVTVAKNIARWQCQVVQALGEGASATVLNNNGRVTVGISWGDQRWDASNPDTKTTFTLESQL, from the coding sequence ATGAGCCGTCGTCTCCCTTCCTTCCCGCGGCGCCAGGCCGGTTTCAGCCTGCTGGAAGTGCTGATCGCCATCCTGGTGCTGGGCTTCGGGCTGCTGGGCTTCGCCATGCTGCAGACGATGAACGTGCGCTTCGTGCAGAGCTCCAACTACCGTACCGAGGCCACCAACCTCGCGTACGACCTGCTGGACCAGATGCGCAGCAACCGGTACCAGTCCGGCTGGTACACCAGCGCGTCGTTCGCGGCAGATTCGGTGAAAACCGCGCAGTGCAGCCGTCCGACGGGTGATGCCGTCACCGTGGCCAAGAACATCGCGCGCTGGCAGTGCCAGGTCGTGCAGGCCCTGGGCGAGGGCGCAAGTGCCACCGTGCTCAACAACAATGGCCGGGTGACCGTGGGTATCAGCTGGGGTGACCAGCGTTGGGATGCAAGCAATCCCGACACCAAGACCACCTTCACCCTGGAGTCGCAACTGTGA
- the ppnN gene encoding nucleotide 5'-monophosphate nucleosidase PpnN: protein MTTNEKAARALPVQDARIYPRGGLDVLSRAEVARLRDASGGGMHELLRRCALAVLTSGSASDDPRAARDLYPDFDIQVAQQDRGVRIDLVNAPAMAFVDGEIIRGVAELLFAVVRDLAYMAIEMGPAYAAELESSEGITNAVFGLLRNARILNPGDPNLVVCWGGHSIGRDEYLYTKQVGYELGLRGLDICTGCGPGAMKGPMKGATIAHAKQRKTVTRYIGLTEPGIIAAESPNPIVNHLVIMPDIEKRLEAFVRIGHGIIVFAGGVGTAEEILYLLGILLREENKDLPFPLILTGPTVAAPYFEQIDRFIRLTLGDAAAERYEIIIGDPVAVARKMASGIKQVREHRLAQKDSFFFNWSIEIPWEYQQPFVPTHEAMAALDLHHGRAPHALAADLRRAFSGIVAGNVKEDGMRRIEEFGPFQIHGDADMMQALDALLRAFVEQRRMKISGEYQPCYQVLA, encoded by the coding sequence ATGACGACGAACGAAAAAGCAGCCCGCGCGCTGCCGGTGCAGGATGCGCGGATCTACCCGCGCGGTGGGCTGGATGTGCTGTCGCGGGCCGAGGTCGCGCGCCTGCGCGATGCCTCCGGTGGTGGCATGCACGAACTGCTGCGCCGCTGTGCGCTGGCGGTGCTGACCAGTGGCAGTGCTTCGGACGATCCGCGCGCGGCGCGTGATCTCTACCCTGATTTCGACATCCAGGTGGCGCAGCAGGATCGCGGCGTGCGCATCGACCTGGTCAATGCCCCGGCGATGGCCTTCGTCGATGGCGAGATCATCCGCGGCGTGGCCGAACTGCTGTTCGCCGTGGTCCGCGACCTGGCCTACATGGCCATCGAGATGGGCCCGGCCTACGCGGCCGAGCTGGAATCCTCGGAAGGCATCACCAACGCGGTGTTCGGCCTGCTGCGCAACGCACGCATCCTCAACCCGGGCGATCCGAACCTGGTGGTCTGCTGGGGCGGCCACTCGATCGGCCGCGACGAGTACCTGTACACCAAGCAGGTCGGTTACGAGCTGGGCCTGCGTGGCCTGGACATCTGCACCGGCTGCGGCCCGGGCGCCATGAAGGGCCCGATGAAGGGCGCCACCATCGCCCATGCCAAGCAGCGCAAGACGGTCACCCGCTACATCGGCCTGACCGAGCCGGGCATCATCGCGGCCGAGTCGCCGAACCCGATCGTCAACCACCTGGTCATCATGCCGGACATCGAGAAGCGCCTTGAGGCCTTCGTCCGCATCGGCCACGGCATCATCGTGTTCGCCGGTGGCGTCGGCACCGCCGAAGAGATCCTGTACCTGCTCGGCATCCTGCTGCGCGAGGAAAACAAGGACCTGCCGTTCCCGCTGATCCTGACCGGCCCGACCGTGGCTGCGCCGTACTTCGAGCAGATCGACCGGTTCATCCGCCTGACCCTGGGCGACGCGGCGGCCGAGCGCTACGAGATCATCATCGGTGACCCGGTGGCGGTCGCCCGCAAGATGGCCAGCGGCATCAAGCAGGTGCGCGAGCACCGCCTGGCGCAGAAGGATTCGTTCTTCTTCAACTGGTCCATCGAGATCCCGTGGGAGTACCAGCAGCCGTTCGTGCCGACCCACGAGGCGATGGCCGCGCTGGACCTGCACCATGGCCGAGCGCCGCATGCGCTGGCCGCCGACCTGCGCCGGGCGTTCTCCGGCATCGTGGCCGGCAACGTGAAGGAAGACGGCATGCGCCGCATCGAAGAGTTCGGGCCGTTCCAGATCCATGGCGACGCGGACATGATGCAGGCCCTGGACGCGCTGCTGCGCGCCTTCGTCGAGCAGCGCCGGATGAAGATCTCCGGCGAGTACCAGCCCTGCTACCAGGTGCTGGCCTGA
- a CDS encoding PilW family protein: MSRSIPFRRAIAGMSLIEMMVAMVIGLVLMLGVIQVFVASRTASMLAEGNARAQENGRFALEFLQRDIRMAGHFGCVNDQAHFIKGEGDPRVSTGAATGSGHPLDFSVSVQGYEATSTGPGTSLTLGGTWSGAEKLPASITKLNPRAGSDVLVLRYLAPEGVPVATLATGSDSTVGFDSTLGNRLTENGVATPLLFGVADCSHADVFKGTYAAGSVKVTGLDLGRYVTQPSGQTMIYRAESVVYFVGTSATTGEPALMRARADGGNDYAAPEELVEGIENLQVLYGLDQTTNISSVTPPLGHISTQVTATGVTSDADATGAAQWRRVGLVQVGILARSPLSTTAPAPSAALNYPSALGVSFAPATTPDGRYRTTYESTIALRNRLFGN, encoded by the coding sequence GTGAGCCGCTCCATTCCCTTCCGGCGCGCGATCGCCGGCATGTCGCTGATCGAAATGATGGTGGCCATGGTCATCGGCCTGGTGCTGATGCTGGGCGTCATCCAGGTCTTCGTGGCCTCGCGCACGGCCTCGATGCTGGCCGAAGGCAATGCGCGCGCGCAGGAAAACGGCCGCTTCGCGCTGGAGTTCCTGCAGCGCGACATCCGCATGGCCGGGCATTTCGGTTGCGTCAACGACCAGGCCCATTTCATCAAGGGAGAGGGCGATCCGCGGGTCAGTACCGGCGCTGCGACGGGCTCGGGCCACCCCCTGGATTTCAGCGTCAGCGTGCAGGGCTATGAAGCGACCTCGACCGGGCCGGGCACCAGCCTGACCTTGGGCGGTACCTGGAGCGGCGCGGAGAAGCTGCCGGCGTCGATCACCAAGCTCAACCCGCGGGCCGGCAGTGACGTGCTGGTGCTGCGCTACCTTGCGCCGGAAGGCGTGCCGGTCGCCACGCTTGCAACGGGCTCGGACAGCACGGTGGGCTTTGATTCGACCCTGGGGAACCGCCTGACTGAGAATGGCGTCGCCACGCCTCTCCTGTTCGGCGTTGCCGACTGCAGCCATGCGGATGTTTTCAAGGGCACCTATGCTGCCGGCAGCGTCAAGGTGACCGGGCTCGACCTGGGGCGCTACGTGACCCAGCCCAGTGGGCAGACCATGATCTACCGCGCCGAGTCGGTGGTGTATTTCGTTGGCACGTCGGCGACCACGGGCGAGCCGGCGCTGATGCGGGCCCGGGCCGATGGCGGCAATGACTATGCTGCCCCGGAGGAGCTGGTCGAGGGCATCGAGAACCTGCAGGTGCTGTACGGCCTGGACCAGACCACCAACATTTCCAGCGTGACCCCGCCACTGGGCCACATCAGCACCCAGGTCACGGCCACGGGCGTGACGTCCGACGCCGATGCCACAGGCGCGGCGCAGTGGCGCCGGGTCGGGCTGGTGCAGGTGGGCATCCTGGCCCGCAGCCCGCTTTCGACAACCGCCCCGGCCCCGTCGGCGGCGTTGAACTACCCCTCGGCGCTGGGCGTCTCGTTCGCTCCGGCCACCACCCCTGATGGGCGGTACCGGACCACCTACGAATCCACCATCGCCCTGCGCAACCGTCTTTTCGGGAACTGA
- a CDS encoding PilX N-terminal domain-containing pilus assembly protein has product MHARAPMRTMRPMPRSQRGAVLYVSLIMLILLALIGIAGMQVAGMQERMASNYYATNVAFQNAEGMTRRSEQAIEAIANRTTAPTGAPLVSTDIQQNCDVAFDPVGWGRGKTTATHESVNVRRIDACIIGGGSLAMGEPLDPVTPVYQITTFANDAVTDPTSTAAIDTVFKL; this is encoded by the coding sequence ATGCACGCACGCGCCCCTATGCGCACAATGCGCCCGATGCCCCGCAGCCAGCGTGGCGCGGTGCTGTACGTCTCGCTGATCATGCTGATCCTGCTGGCCCTGATCGGCATCGCCGGAATGCAGGTGGCAGGCATGCAGGAAAGGATGGCGTCCAACTACTACGCCACCAACGTTGCATTCCAGAATGCCGAAGGCATGACCCGGCGCAGCGAGCAGGCCATCGAAGCCATTGCGAACCGGACGACGGCACCGACCGGCGCGCCGCTGGTGAGCACCGACATCCAGCAGAACTGCGACGTGGCCTTCGATCCGGTTGGCTGGGGGCGCGGCAAGACCACGGCGACGCATGAATCGGTGAATGTCCGCCGTATTGATGCCTGCATCATCGGTGGCGGCTCGCTGGCCATGGGTGAACCGCTTGACCCTGTCACGCCCGTCTACCAGATCACCACCTTCGCCAACGATGCCGTGACGGACCCCACGTCCACCGCGGCGATCGATACCGTCTTCAAGCTCTGA
- a CDS encoding Tfp pilus assembly protein FimT/FimU, with translation MSLRRSKGFTLVELMVTLAVVAILGTMALPSFQSTLRSNRIASAGNEVTGLLSLARSEGVRNKRGGGVCGSSDGSSCDGTWSAGMLAWSDVNGNGTLDSGETVLRFVAISSDSVTVSGPAAEIAFDNRGRLVAAPSRTVTMQPVKCGKAVLRRTLTVNAAGQINSTKAACQ, from the coding sequence ATGTCACTACGCCGGTCCAAGGGCTTCACGCTGGTCGAGTTGATGGTCACGCTTGCCGTGGTCGCCATCCTGGGCACCATGGCGCTGCCAAGCTTCCAGAGCACGCTCCGCTCCAACCGCATCGCTTCGGCGGGCAACGAGGTCACCGGCCTGCTGTCGCTTGCACGCAGCGAGGGTGTCCGCAACAAGCGGGGGGGCGGGGTCTGCGGCAGCTCCGACGGTTCCAGCTGCGATGGCACCTGGAGCGCAGGGATGCTCGCCTGGTCGGACGTGAACGGCAATGGCACCCTCGACTCCGGCGAGACCGTCCTGCGCTTCGTCGCGATCTCCTCCGATTCGGTCACCGTCAGCGGTCCCGCCGCCGAGATCGCCTTCGACAACCGCGGCCGCCTCGTCGCCGCCCCCAGCCGGACGGTCACCATGCAGCCCGTCAAATGCGGCAAGGCGGTGCTGCGCCGTACCCTGACCGTCAATGCGGCGGGCCAGATCAATTCCACCAAGGCCGCCTGCCAATGA
- a CDS encoding SDR family NAD(P)-dependent oxidoreductase: protein MSAWPSTSATDAALDGRPLQDRVVLIAGAGGGLGSAAAVAAAEAGATVVLMGRKPRRLDRVYAQVQAVGPEPLLYPLDLEGAGPDDYAELAQALQRELGRLDGLLVCAAHFPGLTPFELADPASFARAVHVTLTAPAWLAQACLPLLKRQDDAALVFAVDAPERVGQAYWGGYGVAQHGLRGLIASLHDELGRTSVRVSGLYPGPLRTALRARAYSVDQDPAAQGPEKAAAAAVALLSAGGAAWRGQVLDASHTTDAR, encoded by the coding sequence ATGAGTGCCTGGCCATCGACGTCGGCGACCGATGCGGCGCTCGATGGCCGTCCGTTGCAGGACCGCGTAGTGCTCATCGCCGGTGCCGGTGGCGGGCTGGGCAGTGCCGCAGCCGTAGCGGCCGCCGAAGCCGGGGCCACCGTGGTGCTGATGGGCCGCAAGCCGCGGCGACTGGACCGGGTCTATGCCCAGGTGCAGGCCGTGGGCCCCGAGCCCCTGCTGTATCCGCTGGACCTGGAAGGCGCAGGCCCCGATGACTATGCCGAACTGGCCCAGGCCCTGCAGCGCGAGCTGGGGCGGCTGGATGGCCTGCTGGTCTGTGCCGCGCATTTCCCCGGCCTGACCCCCTTCGAGCTGGCCGACCCGGCCAGTTTCGCCCGCGCCGTGCACGTCACCCTGACCGCCCCGGCGTGGCTGGCCCAGGCCTGCCTGCCGTTGCTGAAACGGCAGGACGACGCGGCCCTGGTGTTCGCCGTCGACGCGCCTGAAAGGGTGGGGCAGGCCTACTGGGGCGGCTACGGCGTAGCCCAGCACGGGCTGCGCGGGCTGATCGCCAGCCTGCATGATGAACTGGGCCGCACCTCGGTCCGGGTCAGCGGCCTGTATCCGGGCCCGCTGCGTACCGCCCTGCGCGCCCGTGCCTATTCAGTTGACCAGGATCCGGCCGCCCAAGGCCCGGAAAAGGCCGCCGCAGCGGCCGTTGCGCTGCTTTCCGCCGGCGGTGCCGCTTGGCGCGGGCAGGTACTTGACGCCAGTCACACTACTGACGCGCGTTAG